From a single Streptomyces misionensis genomic region:
- the mshA gene encoding D-inositol-3-phosphate glycosyltransferase, which produces MSLRIAMLSVHTSPLHQPGTGDAGGMNVYMVELSRALAGEGARVDLFTRCLGEDRPPRVELAPGVRVLHLDAGPRRPLPKEAMPGLVPDFARSLLAATAHGRYDVVHSHYWLAGQAGALVAEHRRIPLVHTMHTLARVKNASLAPGDRPEPELRVHGEEALARAADRLIANTTEEGLALRELYGADADRTDVVTPGVDVRIFHPADGRRAARARLGLPQRGFIPLFAGRIQPLKGPDVLLRSIAALLRESPGLRERLLVPVVGGLSGAGTRAPDELRDLSARLGLPDVVRFCPAAPQHELADWYRAADVLVMPSRSESFGLVALESQACGTPVLAAAVGGLPAAVRDGVTGLLVRGHDPDDYARRLRWFAEHPARAAAMGLAAAGHARRLDWRSTARGTLGSYARALRDRAPKAGQERRHVPAPAAASSRRYKRAAVPA; this is translated from the coding sequence GTGTCCCTGCGCATCGCCATGCTCAGTGTCCACACGTCGCCGCTGCACCAGCCCGGCACGGGTGACGCGGGCGGCATGAACGTCTACATGGTCGAGCTGTCCCGCGCCCTCGCCGGGGAGGGCGCGCGGGTGGACCTGTTCACCCGCTGTCTGGGCGAGGACCGGCCGCCCCGCGTCGAACTCGCCCCGGGGGTGCGCGTGCTGCACCTCGACGCAGGACCCCGGCGGCCGCTGCCGAAGGAGGCCATGCCGGGTCTGGTCCCCGACTTCGCCCGCTCCCTGCTGGCGGCGACCGCCCACGGCCGCTACGACGTGGTCCACTCCCACTACTGGCTCGCGGGACAGGCGGGCGCCCTGGTCGCCGAGCACCGGCGGATCCCGCTGGTGCACACGATGCACACGCTCGCGCGGGTGAAGAACGCCTCGCTCGCCCCGGGCGACCGGCCCGAACCCGAGCTGCGGGTGCACGGAGAGGAGGCACTGGCCAGGGCCGCGGACCGTCTGATCGCCAACACCACCGAGGAGGGGCTGGCGTTGCGGGAGCTGTACGGCGCCGACGCCGACCGCACCGATGTGGTGACGCCCGGGGTCGATGTGCGGATCTTCCACCCGGCGGACGGACGGCGGGCGGCACGCGCACGGCTCGGTCTGCCGCAGCGCGGCTTCATCCCGTTGTTCGCCGGGCGCATCCAGCCGCTGAAGGGACCGGACGTCCTGCTCCGCTCGATCGCCGCGCTGCTGCGCGAGTCACCGGGGCTGCGGGAGCGGCTGCTCGTGCCGGTCGTCGGCGGGCTCAGCGGGGCGGGCACGCGCGCGCCGGACGAACTGCGCGACCTGAGCGCGCGGCTCGGTCTGCCGGACGTGGTGCGCTTCTGTCCGGCCGCTCCCCAGCACGAGTTGGCGGACTGGTACCGGGCCGCGGATGTGCTGGTGATGCCGTCGCGCAGCGAGTCGTTCGGGCTGGTGGCACTGGAGTCCCAGGCGTGCGGCACACCGGTGCTGGCGGCGGCCGTCGGCGGACTGCCCGCCGCCGTGCGGGACGGGGTGACGGGACTGCTCGTGCGGGGACACGACCCGGACGACTACGCGCGCCGGCTGCGCTGGTTCGCAGAGCACCCGGCCCGGGCGGCGGCCATGGGGCTCGCCGCCGCCGGCCACGCGCGCCGGCTGGACTGGCGGTCGACGGCCCGCGGCACGCTGGGCAGTTACGCCCGTGCGCTGCGGGACCGGGCGCCGAAGGCGGGGCAGGAACGGCGGCACGTCCCTGCCCCCGCGGCCGCTTCCTCCCGGAGGTACAAAAGGGCCGCTGTGCCAGCGTAG